One genomic segment of Novisyntrophococcus fermenticellae includes these proteins:
- a CDS encoding heme-degrading domain-containing protein, which translates to MEELLKVLEMQEEILQFSHFTNADAWELGNQIVMEANRRNQSVAVSIRLNNGYTVFQYGFDGTTLYNEEILRRKYNTVKFTEQSSMHLYIQLRLEEIAQEEILGPGTEYAAMGGGFPIRIEEVGVIGAIVVSGQDHVLDHDLIVKCVSKYLHVDEVPRIHGL; encoded by the coding sequence ATGGAAGAACTATTAAAGGTTTTGGAAATGCAGGAGGAGATTCTGCAGTTTTCTCATTTTACTAATGCAGATGCATGGGAATTGGGAAATCAGATTGTAATGGAGGCGAACCGCAGAAATCAGTCGGTGGCGGTGAGTATCCGTCTGAACAATGGGTATACGGTTTTTCAATATGGATTTGACGGTACGACACTTTATAATGAAGAAATCCTGAGAAGAAAGTATAATACCGTAAAATTCACAGAACAAAGCAGTATGCACCTTTATATTCAACTGCGTCTGGAAGAGATAGCCCAGGAAGAGATACTCGGTCCCGGAACAGAATATGCTGCAATGGGTGGCGGATTTCCAATCAGAATTGAAGAGGTGGGAGTCATCGGAGCCATCGTAGTTTCCGGACAGGACCATGTTCTGGACCATGATTTGATTGTGAAGTGTGTCAGCAAATATCTGCATGTAGACGAAGTCCCCAGAATTCATGGGCTCTGA
- a CDS encoding uracil-DNA glycosylase — protein MPPISGSWAKALQGEFHKPYYKELFETVGREYQTRKVFPPPEDLFNAFHLTPLDQVKVVILGQDPYHNDGQAHGLCFSVKPDVEIPPSLVNIYKELEDDLGCYVPNNGYLVKWANQGVLMLNTVLTVRAHQANSHRGIGWEQFTDAAIRILAEQDRPMVYILWGKPAQMKKSMLYNPKHLILEAPHPSPLAAYRGFFGSRPFSRTNQYLQENGLDPIDWQIENI, from the coding sequence ATGCCGCCGATAAGCGGAAGCTGGGCGAAGGCCCTGCAGGGTGAATTTCATAAACCATATTATAAGGAATTATTTGAGACAGTAGGAAGAGAGTATCAGACGCGCAAGGTATTTCCGCCGCCGGAGGATCTCTTCAATGCATTCCACCTTACTCCGCTGGACCAGGTAAAGGTGGTTATTCTGGGACAGGATCCCTATCACAACGATGGACAGGCTCACGGGCTTTGCTTCTCTGTGAAGCCCGATGTTGAAATTCCACCGTCACTTGTAAATATCTACAAAGAATTAGAAGACGATCTGGGGTGCTATGTTCCGAACAATGGATACCTGGTAAAATGGGCAAATCAGGGAGTACTGATGCTGAACACAGTACTGACCGTGCGTGCGCATCAGGCGAATTCCCACCGTGGAATCGGATGGGAGCAATTTACCGATGCTGCAATCAGGATACTTGCGGAGCAAGATCGTCCTATGGTATACATACTTTGGGGAAAACCGGCACAGATGAAGAAAAGCATGCTGTACAATCCAAAGCATTTGATTTTGGAAGCGCCTCACCCCAGTCCACTGGCGGCTTACAGAGGATTTTTCGGGAGCAGACCTTTTTCCAGAACTAATCAGTATCTGCAGGAGAACGGCCTGGATCCAATTGACTGGCAGATAGAGAATATATAG
- a CDS encoding putative polysaccharide biosynthesis protein, translating into MSKKNTLMKNASLLMAASMISRIIGLLYRRPLGQVLGAEGMGYYAYASNLYAILLLISSYSIPMAVSKVVSERLALKQYRNAHKVFQGALLYALLVGGAAALLAFFGGSVLLPKNQQNAVLALRILAPTILLSAVLGVFRGYFQAHNTMMPTSISQIAEQIMNAIISVLAGYLLIKGFALNDTTHAVYGAAGGTLGTGAGVLTGLLFMLFVYGVNRGTINSQVRRDIYHEEESFGEIFRIIFQLVTPVIFTTFIYNASSYLDSYIFSSIQGIHGVSSKVISEQYGEFSNYYVTLINVPLALASASASAMMPVVSGNYATGEKRVANDKINETIRLTMFICVPAAVGLAVLAHPIMGVLFPASTKLGSNLLMFGAVSVVFSALSTITNSVLQSIGKQGIALRNAAVSLGLNLVSLTLLLLVLPGTGIYAMLAANILFSVCMCVLNGLALKQYLGYRNELMDSYGKPFLAAAGMGVVAGLLYYGLFALTRRPFICLVISILSAVIIYMVLFVIVTGTTEDEMQKFPFGSKIITFLRLIRVYG; encoded by the coding sequence ATGAGTAAGAAAAACACGTTGATGAAAAATGCATCGCTGCTCATGGCGGCATCGATGATTTCCAGAATTATTGGCCTGTTATACCGCCGTCCCCTGGGGCAGGTCTTAGGCGCAGAAGGAATGGGGTATTATGCATATGCAAGTAATCTGTATGCAATATTACTGCTTATATCCTCATACAGTATCCCGATGGCTGTCTCCAAGGTTGTATCCGAACGCCTGGCATTAAAGCAATACCGAAACGCACATAAAGTGTTTCAGGGAGCACTTTTGTATGCCTTACTCGTGGGAGGAGCTGCAGCACTGCTTGCATTTTTTGGCGGGAGCGTCCTTCTGCCTAAAAATCAGCAGAATGCCGTTCTGGCTCTGCGGATTCTGGCTCCGACGATTTTACTTTCGGCAGTTCTGGGCGTCTTCCGTGGATATTTTCAAGCGCATAATACGATGATGCCCACCTCCATCTCTCAAATTGCAGAGCAGATTATGAATGCAATTATAAGCGTCCTGGCAGGATACCTGCTGATTAAGGGCTTTGCTTTGAACGACACAACACATGCGGTTTACGGAGCTGCCGGGGGAACTTTGGGTACCGGGGCAGGTGTTTTGACCGGACTTTTATTTATGCTGTTTGTTTACGGTGTGAACAGAGGGACCATAAACAGCCAGGTCAGAAGAGACATTTATCATGAGGAAGAAAGCTTCGGGGAAATCTTCCGGATAATCTTCCAACTGGTAACTCCGGTTATTTTTACGACCTTTATTTATAATGCCAGTTCCTATCTGGACAGCTACATCTTTTCCAGTATTCAAGGGATACACGGAGTATCCAGTAAGGTTATCTCTGAACAGTACGGTGAGTTCAGCAATTATTATGTAACCTTGATTAACGTTCCGCTGGCTCTGGCTTCGGCCAGTGCATCTGCCATGATGCCGGTTGTTTCAGGAAATTATGCGACCGGTGAGAAAAGAGTCGCGAATGATAAAATCAATGAGACAATCCGGCTGACCATGTTCATCTGTGTGCCTGCTGCCGTAGGGCTGGCTGTGCTGGCACACCCGATTATGGGCGTACTTTTTCCTGCTTCCACAAAGCTGGGAAGCAACCTGTTGATGTTTGGTGCGGTATCTGTGGTTTTTTCGGCCTTATCAACGATTACCAACAGTGTCTTACAGTCCATCGGGAAGCAGGGAATTGCGCTCCGGAATGCGGCAGTATCACTGGGACTTAATCTGGTTTCTCTGACACTTTTGCTTCTCGTGCTTCCAGGTACGGGAATTTACGCCATGCTGGCAGCCAATATTCTGTTTTCGGTCTGCATGTGTGTATTGAATGGATTAGCGCTTAAACAGTATCTGGGGTACCGGAATGAACTTATGGATTCTTATGGAAAACCATTCCTTGCAGCGGCTGGTATGGGAGTGGTTGCCGGACTTTTGTACTATGGTCTCTTTGCGCTGACAAGACGGCCGTTCATATGCTTGGTGATTTCCATACTGTCAGCGGTGATAATCTATATGGTCCTTTTTGTCATTGTCACCGGAACAACAGAGGACGAGATGCAGAAATTCCCATTTGGGAGTAAAATTATAACATTTCTGCGGCTTATAAGAGTTTATGGATAA
- the hisF gene encoding imidazole glycerol phosphate synthase subunit HisF, translating to MFTKRIIPCLDVNQGRVVKGVNFVNLKDAGDPVEIAKAYDKAGADEVVFLDITASSDNRGTVVDMVRKVSANVFIPFTVGGGIRTVEDFKVLLREGADKISINSAAILNPELISDAAYKFGSQCVVVAIDAKRRKNGGWNIYKNGGRVDMGIDAVEWAVRAEKLGAGEILLTSMDCDGTKAGYDIELTRTISEAVNIPVIASGGAGTLEHFYEALTEGKADAALAASLFHFKELQIKEVKNYLADKGVPVRMQEVTPCRR from the coding sequence GTCTGGATGTGAATCAGGGAAGGGTTGTAAAGGGTGTTAATTTTGTGAATTTAAAAGATGCCGGTGATCCGGTTGAAATTGCCAAAGCCTATGATAAAGCAGGGGCAGATGAGGTAGTGTTTCTGGATATCACCGCATCCTCCGATAATCGTGGAACAGTGGTGGATATGGTGAGAAAGGTGTCGGCTAACGTATTCATTCCCTTTACGGTTGGAGGTGGAATACGCACTGTGGAGGATTTTAAAGTGCTGCTTAGAGAGGGTGCTGATAAGATATCCATCAATTCAGCTGCTATTTTGAATCCGGAGCTGATCAGTGATGCGGCATATAAATTCGGAAGTCAGTGTGTGGTTGTTGCCATCGATGCAAAGCGCCGCAAGAATGGTGGTTGGAATATCTATAAGAATGGGGGCCGCGTCGATATGGGTATCGACGCTGTAGAGTGGGCCGTACGTGCGGAGAAACTGGGTGCCGGAGAGATTTTGCTGACAAGCATGGATTGTGACGGAACAAAAGCAGGTTATGATATTGAATTGACCAGAACAATTTCAGAAGCGGTCAATATTCCGGTTATTGCTTCCGGAGGGGCAGGCACACTGGAGCATTTTTATGAAGCGTTGACCGAAGGTAAAGCGGATGCGGCGCTGGCGGCATCACTCTTTCATTTTAAGGAACTCCAAATAAAAGAAGTTAAGAATTATCTGGCGGACAAAGGTGTTCCTGTCCGTATGCAGGAGGTGACACCATGCCGCCGATAA
- a CDS encoding DUF6553 family protein yields the protein MDNKKEGIICFMNQEMEKLYYQEIDKNKRKVLLEQAVKEEHMNREDALRQEIWNRRYKRREKEPEGVDYYIRGWMTAVYLKRQGSSVFGRRRERKEIQKIKEDWNLDFLQGMGDSGEKLLYQELYNMVKCYINLCMNDRNYRSYLMGMMQMDQKKLTEKIADEVCEISIHAPRILQMEDGFRILQDAVVDAFTDMFPEGSHLIKKIEHNNQ from the coding sequence ATGGATAATAAAAAAGAAGGGATTATCTGTTTTATGAATCAGGAGATGGAAAAACTATATTATCAGGAGATAGATAAGAATAAGCGGAAGGTGCTTCTTGAGCAGGCAGTCAAAGAGGAGCATATGAATCGGGAAGACGCTTTAAGACAGGAAATCTGGAATCGGAGATATAAACGGCGGGAGAAAGAACCGGAAGGAGTTGATTACTACATCCGGGGATGGATGACGGCCGTGTATCTAAAGAGACAAGGTTCTTCAGTTTTTGGAAGACGGCGTGAGCGAAAGGAAATTCAAAAGATAAAAGAGGATTGGAATCTGGATTTTTTGCAGGGAATGGGAGACTCCGGAGAAAAGCTTCTATATCAGGAACTTTATAATATGGTAAAATGCTATATAAATCTATGTATGAATGACAGAAATTACCGCTCATATCTTATGGGTATGATGCAGATGGACCAGAAAAAACTGACAGAGAAAATCGCAGATGAGGTATGTGAGATTTCGATTCATGCGCCCCGGATTCTGCAGATGGAGGATGGGTTCCGGATCTTACAGGATGCAGTGGTTGATGCTTTCACGGACATGTTTCCGGAGGGGAGCCATCTGATAAAGAAAATAGAACATAATAACCAATAA
- a CDS encoding S-ribosylhomocysteine lyase — translation MEKIASFTIDHLKLQPGIYVSRKDHIGAETITTFDLRMTSPNEEPVMNTAELHTIEHLAATYLRNDPKWQDKVIYFGPMGCRTGNYLLLAGDYESRDIVELIVKTFEFIRDFEGEIPGAKAKDCGNYLDQNLDMARYLANRYLTQVLYDMKPERLVYPQ, via the coding sequence ATGGAAAAAATAGCAAGCTTTACAATTGATCATCTGAAACTGCAGCCGGGTATCTACGTATCCAGGAAAGACCACATCGGTGCAGAGACCATAACAACCTTTGATCTTCGCATGACATCCCCGAATGAGGAACCGGTTATGAATACCGCTGAGCTTCATACCATTGAGCATCTTGCGGCTACTTATCTCCGCAATGACCCTAAGTGGCAGGACAAGGTAATATACTTTGGCCCTATGGGCTGCAGAACCGGAAACTATCTGCTTCTTGCAGGAGACTATGAGTCCCGGGATATCGTGGAGCTCATTGTAAAAACGTTTGAGTTTATTCGGGACTTTGAAGGGGAAATACCGGGAGCTAAAGCAAAGGACTGTGGAAATTATCTGGATCAGAATCTGGATATGGCAAGGTATTTGGCAAACAGATATCTGACACAGGTATTATATGATATGAAACCGGAACGTCTGGTATATCCACAATAG